The Candidatus Dependentiae bacterium genomic sequence GCATTCCCATCTCAGATGCAAGTGTAGGTTGATAACCGACGGCAGAAGGCATTCTGCCAAGAAGTGCCGATACTTCAGAACCGGCTTGAACATATCTAAATATATTATCAATAAATAATAATGTATCTTTTTTCTCTTTATCTCTAAAATATTCCGCCATAGTCAATCCGGTCAGACCAACCCTTAATCGAGCGCCGGGCATTTCACCCATTTGACCAAAAACAAGGGCCGTTTTATCTATAACTCCGGAAGCTTTCATCTCAAGCCAAAGTTCATTACCCTCTCTTGTTCTCTCACCAATTCCAACAAACACTGAGTATCCGCCATGCTCAATTGCAACGTTTCTAATTAATTCTTGGACTAAAATAGTTTTACCAACACCGGCACCACCAAATAGCCCTATCTTGGATCCCTTTACATAAGGACAAAGTAAATCCAAAACTTTTATTCCGGTTTCCAAAATTTCATCGGTAATCTTTTGTTCTATAAGACTTGGAGCTTGACGATAAATCGACCAAAGCTCAACATTTTCCAGATCGTTACCTCCGTCAATTGGATTACCCAAAACATTAAATATTCTTCCAAGAACAGCTTTTCCAACCGGAACTTTTATTGGAGACTGTGTATCTAAAACAATTGTACCACGCATTACTCCATCTAAAGGTTCTAGCGCTATGCATCGCACAACGCCATCACCAAGATGCTGTGCAACCTCAAGACTTATCTCTTTTGTTAAAAAGTTTTTATTATCATCTTTATTTAGAATAATAAGTTTATTGTAAATGTCCGGAACACTATCTTGTTTAAATTGCACATCTATTACAGTTCCACTAATGCGTAAAACAGTACCTTGGTTATTCATATTTTAAAGCCTTTGCTCTTATAAAACATATTTTGCAATGTATTTATAGAAATTATTCCAATAGAAAATTTTTGTAAAGCATATGAAAAAACAATAAAAATTTTGTATAATTTAGTATACTTTTTTAAAAAAGAAGAATAATTGAGGAATATTTTATGAAAAATTTAAAAGTAATAATTTTATTATTAACAGTTTCCATAGTTACTGAAAAACAAGCATTAACCAAACAACAAAAAACAAAAAGTCCAAAACCCATATCTATAGAAAAAGATAAAACCGTTTTTAAATTGGTTAACGATAATTACGTTCCACTAAATAAATCTGAAAAACAAAAACAAAAGACTGAACTTATTACCATATTTGTTCATGGAACAATAATTCCATATCCATCAGTATCAAACGCCATTAAAACTATGCGTGGTGACAAAAAATCACCTTTAAAACATGAGACATTTTGGCACAAATATATAAACAATTTACGTTTTCAGGGATTTTATCAATATCAACCCATAGATGACCTTGGATTAATTAAAATTAATTTAGAAAAAACTAAAAATTTAAATATACATGAAAATATAAGCCATGAAATAACCAATATATTTTCAAATAATTATAAAGCTCTAAAAAAAGATTATAAAAAATACTCCTATTATACATTTGGCTGGTGTGGCCGACTGGATGCTCAAAGAAGACTGGAAAGCGCTGAACAATTTTATAAAGAATTAATAAAAGAAATTGAAAAATTAAAAACAAAAAAAATAGTTCCGGAAATACAAATATATGCTCATTCACACGGGGGTAATGTTGCATTAAACCTTGCGAATATAGAAAAAAAACAAAATAAAAATTTAAAAATTAAAAAATTGGTACTTTTTGGAACCCCCGTTCAAAAAGAAACATCCGATTGCATAGGTTCAAATGTCTTTGAAAAAATATACAGTTTTTATTCAAAAGGCGATGATGTCCAAGTTGCAGATTTTATATCAACTAAAAAACATAAATCCAATCGCAAATTTTACACAAAAGAAAAACCATTACCAAATAAATTGGTTCAAGTTGAAGTTAAATGTGACAAACTAAAACCAAGACACAGTGAATTATGGATAACAAAAACTCGTGCGAACTTAATGTACAGAGATAGACTATGCATATCACCATATCCGGTATTGATTTTTGAACCATCAATTACAAATCAGATAGAAAATAATTTTAAAGATTGTAATAACATTAAAGTAAATATCAGAAAAACAAAAAAACCTAATAGCTTTGATGTATCAATAAAAGATTTTCAGAAAAAGCATTTAGATAAAAAACATTATACGATAAACATACCCGCAAATAATCTTAATAAAGTTTAATTAAAGTTAATTTTATTACTGTTTTTTATTAAACTCACAATTGTGATAAACTTTATTAAATTAATTTAAAATAAAAATTAAAGGACCTTAAATGATAACGAAATTATTGGCAAAAGTATTTGGAACAAATAACGAAAGAGAATTAAAATCTTTAAGACCATTAATTCATCAAATAAATTTGCTTGAAGATCAATTTATAAATCTAACTGAACCGGAATTAATGCAAAAGACATATGATTTTAGACAGAGACTTCAAAACGGTGAAAGCCTTGATAACCTTCTGCCCGAAAGCTTTGCACTTGTCCGAGAAACAGCAAAAAGAAAATTGGGAGAACGACATTATGATGTTCAGCTTATAGGTGGAATAACTTTGCATAAAGGTCGTGTTGCAGAAATGAGAACCGGTGAAGGAAAAACTTTAACGGCTACACTCCCATTATATCTTAATGCTCTTGCAGGTAAGGGCGCACATCTTGTAACGGTTAACGATTATTTGGCAAAACGAGATGCCGAATGGATGGGAGAAATCTACAATACTTTGGGCATGGAAGTTGGTATTATTCAAAATCAAATAGATGATTCTGAAAGAAAAAGGGCATATGGAGCAGATATTACTTATGGAACAAATAATGAATTTGGTTTTGACTACCTAAGAGATAACATGAAATTTAATCTCTCAGATTACGTTCAAAGAGATTTAAATTTTGCAATAGTCGACGAAGTGGACTCCATACTTATAGATGAAGCTAGAACTCCATTAATAATTTCAGGCCCAAGCGAAAAAGGCAGTGATCTTTATATTAAAGCAAATAAAGCTGTGCAATATTTGAAAAAAATAGAAGATTATGAAGTTGATGAAAAAGAACGAACTGTAAATTTAACCGAAACAGGCATAGATAAACTTGAAAAAAGCTTATCAGTAGACAATCTTTATGCTCCGGAAAATATTTTAGTTTTACACCATGCACAACAAGCTCTAAAAGCAAATGTTCTATTTAAACGAGATGTTGATTACGTTGTAAGAGAAAATGAAGTTTTAATAGTTGATGAATTCACTGGAAGAATTTTAGCCGGTCGACGTTATAGTGATGGACTACACCAAGCACTTGAAGCTAAAGAAGGTGTAAAAATAGAAAGAGAAAATCAAACGCTTGCAACAATTACACTACAAAATTATTTTAGAATGTATAAAAAATTATCCGGTATGACAGGAACTGCAGAAACAGAGGCAACAGAATTTTATAATATATATAAACTGCCAATAACAGTTATACCAACTCACAAACCAATGATTAGAAATGATCAATCCGATATAATATTTCTGTCAAAAGAAGATAAATTTAAAGCCGTAATAGATGATATAAAAAATAGTTACAATCAAAAACAACCGGTACTTGTTGGAACTATAGCTGTAGAAACATCCGAATATTTAAGTTATTTATTAACAAAACAAAATATTCCGCACAACGTATTAAATGCAAAACAGCATGAAAGAGAAGCTGACATCGTAAAAGAAGCCGGCGAACCAGGAAAAATAACAATAGCCACAAATATGGCCGGTCGAGGAACCGATATAAAAATAGGTCAACAAGTAAGAGAAATTGGTGGCTTAAGAATAGTTGGAACGGAACGTCACGAAAGCAGAAGAATTGATAATCAGCTTCGAGGTAGATCCGGACGTCAGGGAGACCCGGGATCATCAAAATTTTATTTATCATTAGAGGATGATCTTGTCAGAATTTTTGGCGGTGAAAAATTAAAAAATACAATGGAACGCCTCGGAATGCTGCCCGGAGAAAGTATTGAGCATAAAATGGTTTCCAGAAGCATTGAAAACGCTCAAGAAAAAGTAGAAAAACATAATTACGAAATCAGAAAACATCTATTGGAATATGATGACGTTTTAAATCAACAAAGAACAGTTGTATACCAATATAGAAGAGAAATTTTAGAAGGTGCAGAACAAACTCAATTGCTTATCAAACAAATGCTTGGCGATATAATTTCGAATTTATTTGCAATTCATTGTCCAAGAGCAAAGTGTGATTTAATTACACAAAATACAATATATGAATCAATAAAAAATGTAACACATTTGGATAAAGAAATTTTTGAAAACGCAAATTTAAATCCAACCGATTCTGCAACTTTTGAAACAAATTTATACAACTTTTTAATTTATCAATATGAACAATACAGAAAATTGCTTGATCCAGAAATGCTAAAAGAAGCTGAAAAA encodes the following:
- the atpD gene encoding F0F1 ATP synthase subunit beta — encoded protein: MNNQGTVLRISGTVIDVQFKQDSVPDIYNKLIILNKDDNKNFLTKEISLEVAQHLGDGVVRCIALEPLDGVMRGTIVLDTQSPIKVPVGKAVLGRIFNVLGNPIDGGNDLENVELWSIYRQAPSLIEQKITDEILETGIKVLDLLCPYVKGSKIGLFGGAGVGKTILVQELIRNVAIEHGGYSVFVGIGERTREGNELWLEMKASGVIDKTALVFGQMGEMPGARLRVGLTGLTMAEYFRDKEKKDTLLFIDNIFRYVQAGSEVSALLGRMPSAVGYQPTLASEMGMLQERITSTQNGSITSIQAVYVPADDYTDPAPATTFQHLDSSTVLSRKISQAGLYPAVDPLESVSNGLKPSIVGNLHYDVARAVQKILQKYKELQDIIAILGMDELSDADKLVVYRAKKIQKFLTQPLFVAQQFFNIPGRFVSREKTVQDFEKLVSGQCDNIPEAAFYMVGTLEDVAEKNKVEIK
- the secA gene encoding preprotein translocase subunit SecA, translating into MITKLLAKVFGTNNERELKSLRPLIHQINLLEDQFINLTEPELMQKTYDFRQRLQNGESLDNLLPESFALVRETAKRKLGERHYDVQLIGGITLHKGRVAEMRTGEGKTLTATLPLYLNALAGKGAHLVTVNDYLAKRDAEWMGEIYNTLGMEVGIIQNQIDDSERKRAYGADITYGTNNEFGFDYLRDNMKFNLSDYVQRDLNFAIVDEVDSILIDEARTPLIISGPSEKGSDLYIKANKAVQYLKKIEDYEVDEKERTVNLTETGIDKLEKSLSVDNLYAPENILVLHHAQQALKANVLFKRDVDYVVRENEVLIVDEFTGRILAGRRYSDGLHQALEAKEGVKIERENQTLATITLQNYFRMYKKLSGMTGTAETEATEFYNIYKLPITVIPTHKPMIRNDQSDIIFLSKEDKFKAVIDDIKNSYNQKQPVLVGTIAVETSEYLSYLLTKQNIPHNVLNAKQHEREADIVKEAGEPGKITIATNMAGRGTDIKIGQQVREIGGLRIVGTERHESRRIDNQLRGRSGRQGDPGSSKFYLSLEDDLVRIFGGEKLKNTMERLGMLPGESIEHKMVSRSIENAQEKVEKHNYEIRKHLLEYDDVLNQQRTVVYQYRREILEGAEQTQLLIKQMLGDIISNLFAIHCPRAKCDLITQNTIYESIKNVTHLDKEIFENANLNPTDSATFETNLYNFLIYQYEQYRKLLDPEMLKEAEKWVLLETIDQAWKKHLQNIDYLKEGIGLRGYGQKNPLIEYKKEAFDLFQDMMYQIKWDIIRMIFRMRPENFDAARVHEIEKEREKELANAQVGGSIE